The Ptychodera flava strain L36383 chromosome 7, AS_Pfla_20210202, whole genome shotgun sequence DNA window tcatttttctttcacgTAGAATGGACCAAAATGGCCCACTGCGCTGTAGGTGAAAGGCGGGGCTTGTTCTAGCCTGTCTGTTGGTGGGTCTGACATTCACTGTAATTGGGTAGGTCTCTGCAGCCTTCTGCATGTAACACATTTCCGTATATGGGAGCTTACGGCGGCCGTGGATGCAATTATCAAATACCCGGACGAACATATCTCATTCATTGTCATACCACATCCTGGATGGCCTATCTTCTCATGGTAATGAGCAATCACTAACTTTGTGATGTGTTCTTGTTACAGCAGCAATACAGGGTGGGTTTTTTCTAATGGAAGATCTGCTCGTCGAATTCTACCACCAACTCAAACAATACCATCTTTGTCAATATATGGATCAAGGCGGTCTCGGCCTCGTCTTCTTCGTGGGAGATCGAAGATTCTCTGCTTTGACCTCTTCCTTTCTCTTCAACAGGAGAGTTGGGATCTCTTGGGCGAAAGCTTTCTCTTGCACCAATTTTATGCGCATTGCTTCAACGTCGACTGGTGTCAACTATTTTCTTTAGAGTCTCCTTATCTTcatgtttctttgatttctttACGAAACGCTTCTGTAGTTTCTCTCTGAACTGCATACACAATGCTGTAGCTCTCTTGGCTCTATGCCAACTGGAAAAGTACTCTAATCTTGTCAGTACGTCGGCATAGTCTTTGTTTGTTTGAGAAGCGAGGACTGTTGCTTCTTTCTTCACTTCAGGATCATTAGTATCGAGTTCAGGTATTTCTTGGGTTGTCTGCTGCAGATCGAAATCGGTCAGGAAAGCCGATCCTTTCCACCATAGAGTCCTTGTAAGTAGCTCGTCTGCAGTTATGCCTCTTGAAGCCAAATCTGCTGGATTTGTCTTGGTATCAACATGTCTCCACTTGTTTTGGGACGAATGTTTTCGAATCAGTTGAACGCTATTTGCTACAAAGACGTGGAAACGCTTTCCTTCATTGTTGATGTTACCCAATACCGCATTACTATTGGTGTAATACGTGTGGCTGACATCTTCATACTGAAGGTTGTCTCTCAGAAATGCCCCAACTCTGGCTGAAATTACAGCTGCTGTAAGCTCAAATCGTGGAACTGTCATTGAACTTGAAACTCTGTCTTCATTATCGATGAAACGCAGATAACTACATTGGCCATACCCATAATGGCTGGCATCGGTGAAATGGTGTAGTTCTGCTTTCTTCAATTTACCGAAGTTGTTAGGCTTGTTACATCTTCGTATCTTCAAATTTGCTAGAAGAAGTATGTCTCTTCCCCATCTTTCCCATTTAATCATGGTATTTTCTGGTATCAGATCATCCCAGTCGGCACCGTCCTTGCATTCTTGCAGTGCCGGACTCGACACACCATTGAAAACCTGATGTGCGCTCGATCGGTAAATTCTGGCAACAAAGGTCAATGGTTTGTTTAGCTCGTTCTGCTGGAGGAATACTATCGATGACTTCCTTGCTGTTCGATATGTACTTGTGCAATTTGAAGCTACCTCTCTCACACAGTTGTCAGCTGCTGTCTATCAGGTTAATGGCCTCTGCTGGCTCTCGGACTGACTTCAATCCATCGTCGACGTAGAAGTCTCTTCTAACAAAGTCGGCAGCATCTTTACCATAGTCCTTTTTATAAATGTCAGCTGTCGTATTGAGGGAGAACTTTACACAGCCTGGTGAGGATATTGCTAAAAACAGGTGCCCTGTCATTCTGTAATTTGATGAGCTCGTTATCGAGGTTGCCATACTTCGTACCAGAGAAATCTCAGGTAATTACGGTGTTTAACGTTAAATCCAACTTGGTGgaacattgcttcaatgtcGCAAGTGAATGCTATTGGTTCTTGTTTGAAGCGACACAAAACTCAGATCAGCTCGTTTGTCAGATCTGGTCCTTGAAGCAGGTGGTTGTTCAGTGTTTTTCTGTGATATTCGGCGCTCTATACTGCTCTTGTTTTACCTGGTTTCTTCGGGTGATACACGCCATGATGTGGGATGTACCATCATCGACCGTCTGTCTGTGGCTTGTCATCGGAGGGTACCTTTTCTGCATACCCTCTGTCTATGATGTCATTCATGAAGGTTCCGTAATCGGATTCGTACTGCTTACCCTCCAGCTGTCTGTCCTTCAATCTAGCCAAGCGTGTAACAGCTAAAGGTCTGTTATCCGGTAAGTTAACTTCATCTTGTTTGAATGGAAggggaatttcaaagtgtccgTCATCTCTTTGGCGGATTCCTTCACGTACCCTTGTCAGCAATCGTCTGTCTTGAGCCAATACCTTTTCATCTACCTTCCCTTTGCTGAAGTCTAGTAGATCAAACATCTGCTTCACCTGGGCCGGACTGAGTTCCTTCCTTTGTGTTCTGAAGGCAAAGTGACACCTTCTTTCTTCTGTATTTACAAGTCTGCATGCACGTACATCATTGTAGTTCATTGACTTATTCACGATGCCGATAACACCCCATCCAAGAATAGTCTTGACTGCATATGGAGCATCGTCTTCGCCAAGTATAACATTTCTCAGCTTTATGGCACGGACACAATTGTACCCGATCAAAAGGCAAATCTCAACATTATCTCCAAATGGATGCAACTTCTCTGCAACCCATGTAGGTGTGGCCATTGTGTTACTGTCTCTTGCTTTGGAATCTGGTTGTGGCTGGCTGGAATGACAGTCCTTGTGTAAACACTGGGCAGGTATACTTTGGTTGTGGCGTCCAGATCCTCTTGACTTAATCAATTTTGTTGCATGAGACCACTAAGTTATCATCTGACACGGTGTATAGTTTCAGTtgtacttcatgaccttttgtcTTCCTGTTGCTCAGGGCATCTTTTGTTATGAAAAAGGAGCTGATTGTGGATCGAGCAGAGCATACACAAGTGTTTGTGTAGCTGGTGTCTTCTTGTGATGTAGGTATACAGGCACAATGAGTGAATAGGAGCATGTACCAGTATAATCTTTGTTGACCTCTACTCGGTGAGAAGCAGCGGTTTCTTGTTTCGCCTCCATTTTCTTGGGAGCTTGGATTCCGTCTGGAATCTTCTCACTTGGGTTGGCAGAATCATATCATCACTAAATCAATTTTGTTGCATGAGACCACTAAGTTATCATCCGATATGGTGAATAGTTTCAGTTGTACTTCATGACCTTTCGAATTCGTCTTCATGTTGCTCAGGGCATCTTTTGTTATGAAACAGGAGTCTGATTGTGGATCGAGCAGGGCATACACAAGTGTTTGTGTAGCTGGTGTCTTCTTGTGATGTAGGTATACAGGCACAATGAGTGATTAGGAGCATGTACCAGTATAATCTTTGTTGACCTCTACTCGGTGAGAAGCAGCGGTTTCTTGTTTTGCCTTCATTTTCTTGGGAGCTTGGATTCCGTCTGGAATCTTCTCACTTGGGTTGGCAGAATCATATCATGTAGTGTGGTATGGTGGTCTTGTCCACAAGTACTGCATACCATCTTACTTCGACAGTCGTGTTGTCTGTGTCCCAGTCTGAGGCACGTAATGCACAtgccttttgacatcactaaagCATGTCGGTAATCTAAGGTCATCTTCAGGTAATCATCACAAGACCCGATGTTGTATTGTGCTTTTCAAACAACATAAGGTTTGTTACTAGTGTTAGCGTTCTTGGAAGAAGTTGAACTCTGCTTTGGTTGAGGGCGCTATTTGCTCTCTTCTGTGCCAGTTTTAAAGCTTCTGGCAGCATTTTGCTTACTCTTGGTTGGCTATTCTTCTGTCTTCTTGGCACTGTTCTCTGTCTTGAGGTGCGCTGGACCGCAAACAATTTCAGCCTCCTCTGTCAAGAAGTCACAAAGCTTGGAGAATGATGGGTAACTTTCGTATGGGTTGTCCCAATCATCATGCACATCAACATTGGAACTCTTCATCTGTTTGTAAACATAGCTGTGTTGGATTAACCCTTCAAGACCCTAACTAGATTTGCAGAGgatcgccctctatctttcttaaGGCCCTCAGACACAAAGGTCAACAAACTTCTTTGTAAAACAATTAAGACACATTTTCTTCAACAGTCTaaaaagcaagtagacatgccacATGGACCTGACAAATactccagccaaaagtaggactCTAGGCACAATGATGTCAGTTGATTTTcttttatgactttccaattattcagagggccattttgaatgcagtgcttaAATAATTTTAGTAGAATTTAGTTATTTTCTTCTGtttactttgaatttaatttaCTGCGACCCTCTGGCatagacaatgaatgaccttgtattttaatctATTTGTTTACCCAGTTTTCGATGCTTCTTGAATAAACCTTTcctaaactaaagcaactgagTATGGCTATTTCTTAgagtggttggcacttagcggaTAGAAAAATAACTGGACTCCGCCACAGTGAAAAATCGTTGCATGTTATAAATCGTTAGAAGTATAAACCAGTGAACCATCGGACAAGATACTGACTGGAGTGCACAGCTGACACTGGCATAGGCTATTCAAGGTAGGCACCTGTGTACATATACCGTACAGCAAACTACAACTGACTCAAAGAAACCATAATGACTGAAAATGAAGTCGAAGGCGCTGAACGACTAGCTCAAGCAAAATCTCAAAATGATAATCAAGAGGATATTACCTCAGAACAGAAGAACAAGCAAAAGAAAGGGAGGTTCCAAGAGGGACAGCTACTGCCAAAACTGAAGGGCACCCTCTTCAGGACAATAGAAAAATAGAAAGCAGACTGCCTTATGCTATCTTGGACACTGTAAAGGCCCATGCCAGGCATCTGGAACAAAACAAGGGGAGTTCTCATCGACCTAAGGGGAATGCAGGACCCAACAGAAAGCAAAATTGATACATCATAGGCGCTTTCCAAGGAATATGAACAAACTTTGAACGAACTTCAGAGATTTTATCAACAAGACAAGACACCAGAAGGTAAGAAGCAAGCAGAATTAACGGGAATAAGCTTTAGCAGGAACATTGAACAAGCGAATGAATACATTAACGATGCAAAGACAAGGGAAGCTGAAAATAGCACCCTCAACTTCAAATCACCATCCGAACGTGGATCATCTTTAGGCAGCTTGCGTAGTTCAAACAGAACTAGATCATCAACGTCATCCAGGGCAAACGCATTAAAGACACAAGGCACGCTCTGCAGCAAAAGAGGCAGAGTATATGAAGATAAGAGTTCAccatcaagcaaaaatcaagGAAATGAAAGCAGAAAAGGCAAGCATAGATGTAAAAACCCTCCAGAAAGTAGCCAGGGAAAGTTCCACACCTGTACAGACACTTCACCAGACCAGTCATCAAACGACCATGTATCACATTACATGGCAATGAAAGAAGAAATGGAGCGACATCAATTACCAGCACTTTACTT harbors:
- the LOC139137793 gene encoding uncharacterized protein, translated to MIKWERWGRDILLLANLKIRRCNKPNNFGKLKKAELHHFTDASHYGYGQCSYLRFIDNEDRVSSSMTVPRFELTAAVISARVGAFLRDNLQYEDVSHTYYTNSNAVLGNINNEGKRFHVFVANSVQLIRKHSSQNKWRHVDTKTNPADLASRGITADELLTRTLWWKGSAFLTDFDLQQTTQEIPELDTNDPEVKKEATVLASQTNKDYADVLTRLEYFSSWHRAKRATALCMQFREKLQKRFVKKSKKHEDKETLKKIVDTSRR